The Candidatus Koribacter versatilis Ellin345 genome has a segment encoding these proteins:
- a CDS encoding LysR family transcriptional regulator, protein MDSLNYNHLHYFWTVARLGSISRAATELDVSQPTISEQLRKLEETLGTELFLRVGRGLRLTEAGERTFQYAERIFALGQEMRAALKGESPAKAVRLAIGITHAVPEIVAHQIIATALKSKHQLHLICVRDHPEMLYAKLATQQLDVVLSDSAVLPNVSVRAYHHFVQQSGTSFFGTRAARPKSRNFPANLDALPFLMPGAGNNLHRCLQSWFSEKKLRPQIVGEFSDTALLSLFGQQGVGCFAAPSIAEREIRERYKVEVLGRTREITTQYYAVTTEKKSKHSGILSILSPAGRREER, encoded by the coding sequence ATGGATTCTCTGAACTACAACCATCTTCACTATTTTTGGACGGTAGCTCGACTGGGTAGCATCAGCCGCGCAGCTACGGAACTCGATGTCTCGCAGCCGACGATCAGCGAGCAGCTTCGAAAGCTGGAAGAGACCCTCGGGACGGAACTCTTTTTGCGCGTCGGACGCGGGCTACGGCTGACCGAGGCCGGAGAGCGCACCTTCCAGTACGCCGAGAGAATATTCGCCCTCGGACAAGAAATGCGGGCGGCGCTGAAGGGCGAATCACCGGCAAAGGCAGTTCGTCTGGCGATCGGCATCACGCACGCTGTCCCCGAAATCGTCGCGCATCAGATCATTGCGACGGCGCTGAAGTCGAAGCACCAATTGCATCTGATCTGTGTGAGAGACCATCCGGAGATGCTGTATGCGAAGCTCGCCACGCAACAGCTCGACGTTGTGCTGTCTGATAGTGCCGTTCTACCAAACGTGAGCGTTCGTGCTTACCATCACTTCGTACAGCAATCGGGAACGTCGTTCTTTGGAACACGCGCAGCGCGGCCGAAGAGCAGGAACTTCCCTGCAAATCTCGATGCTTTACCGTTCCTCATGCCCGGCGCCGGCAACAACCTGCACCGTTGTTTGCAGAGCTGGTTTTCGGAGAAGAAGTTGCGGCCACAAATTGTCGGGGAGTTTTCCGACACTGCTCTGCTTAGTCTTTTCGGGCAACAGGGTGTTGGCTGCTTTGCGGCGCCCTCCATTGCGGAGCGCGAGATTCGCGAACGCTATAAAGTTGAGGTGCTCGGGCGCACCCGCGAGATCACGACGCAGTACTACGCCGTCACGACGGAGAAAAAGTCGAAGCATTCGGGAATTTTATCGATTCTTAGCCCTGCGGGGCGTCGCGAAGAAAGATAG
- a CDS encoding OmpA family protein: protein MNRISMVAVLIAGVMPFTVGCATKKYTREQAAPIINKTNELDDLTAKNSRDIKDTDRRAQSGIADAQAKATTADQHAVQAGQQADAANKNATQVNGQVASLAGTVENLDNYKPVAESSVHFGFDKADLTKKAKDALDQLGGQFSSTKHFIIEVEGSTDSTGDADYNYQLSKRRADAVIQYLADKYQIPAHKIYLIGLGKDKPVEKNATSEGRAKNRRVDVRLMTNTGDQQQNASANTPQGGK, encoded by the coding sequence ATGAACCGGATTTCGATGGTAGCAGTTCTGATTGCAGGCGTAATGCCCTTCACCGTGGGCTGCGCAACGAAGAAGTACACCCGCGAGCAAGCTGCGCCGATTATCAACAAGACCAATGAATTAGATGATCTGACGGCCAAGAATAGTCGCGATATTAAGGACACGGATCGTCGCGCGCAGTCCGGAATTGCCGACGCCCAGGCGAAGGCCACCACCGCCGACCAGCATGCAGTGCAGGCTGGCCAGCAGGCCGATGCAGCCAACAAGAATGCCACCCAAGTGAACGGGCAGGTTGCGTCACTCGCCGGTACGGTGGAGAACCTCGACAATTACAAGCCGGTGGCCGAGAGCTCGGTGCACTTCGGCTTCGATAAGGCTGACCTGACCAAGAAGGCGAAGGACGCCCTTGACCAGCTTGGGGGACAGTTTTCGAGCACCAAGCACTTCATCATCGAAGTGGAAGGCAGCACCGATTCGACTGGCGATGCCGACTACAACTATCAGCTGAGCAAGCGCCGCGCCGATGCGGTGATCCAGTACCTGGCGGACAAGTACCAGATTCCAGCGCACAAGATCTACTTGATCGGCCTGGGCAAGGACAAGCCGGTGGAGAAGAATGCCACCAGCGAAGGCCGCGCCAAGAACCGCCGCGTGGATGTCCGCTTGATGACCAACACCGGCGACCAGCAGCAGAACGCTTCTGCGAACACACCGCAGGGCGGAAAGTAA
- a CDS encoding class I SAM-dependent methyltransferase, with translation MYEHEYQQMYDVESFYWWFIARRKLIREVVSTHSKDPAHTTILDVGCGTGLNHEMLSEFGEVFGTDASEEALRFSRQRNIQNLVLSDAEALQFADETFEIVTALDVLEHVNDDLKAISEIWRVMKPDGVFVISVPAYGFLWSEHDEALHHRRRYAAHELRNKLINAGFEVERSTYFISSLFFPILFMRIVQNLRKKSLRPSTSHVILPKWLNSFLVGILDFERWFLRFANLPFGVSIICTARKPTAERVAALRDVAMQAKS, from the coding sequence ATGTACGAACACGAATATCAGCAGATGTATGACGTGGAATCGTTCTATTGGTGGTTCATCGCCCGCCGAAAGCTGATTCGTGAAGTCGTTAGTACGCATTCAAAGGACCCAGCGCATACCACCATCCTCGATGTCGGCTGCGGTACTGGGCTCAACCACGAAATGCTCTCGGAATTCGGAGAAGTTTTCGGCACGGACGCCTCGGAAGAAGCCCTACGGTTCAGCCGGCAGCGCAATATCCAGAATCTTGTACTTTCCGACGCTGAAGCCCTCCAGTTCGCCGACGAGACTTTTGAAATCGTTACCGCGCTCGACGTGCTTGAGCATGTGAATGATGATCTCAAGGCGATCTCCGAGATCTGGCGGGTGATGAAGCCAGACGGCGTGTTCGTAATTTCTGTTCCGGCGTACGGTTTCTTGTGGAGTGAGCATGACGAGGCCTTGCATCATCGCCGGCGCTATGCGGCTCACGAACTTCGTAACAAACTGATTAATGCCGGCTTCGAGGTGGAGCGCTCAACATATTTCATCTCTTCGCTCTTCTTCCCGATCCTGTTCATGCGAATTGTGCAGAATTTGCGCAAGAAATCGCTTCGGCCGAGCACCTCGCACGTCATCCTGCCGAAGTGGCTCAACTCGTTCCTGGTGGGGATCCTTGATTTTGAACGCTGGTTTTTGCGGTTCGCAAACCTGCCATTCGGGGTTTCGATCATCTGCACTGCGCGCAAACCGACCGCCGAAAGGGTCGCCGCTCTACGCGACGTGGCGATGCAGGCAAAATCGTGA
- a CDS encoding YdeI/OmpD-associated family protein — protein sequence MFSKFRLRVELTMLENTCAMGTRDKRVDAYIEKSADFAQPILRYIRELVHEACPEVEETIKWSMPAFTYKGMYAGMASFKEHCALNFWKGSLFLPGPKEKDGMGGFGKLRSLNDLPPKKTLLGYLKEAKRLDDEGISVERPKPSKEKKDVVVPPFITAAIKKNKKAQATWDGFSNSHKKEYVEWITEAKTEETRNRRVQQMLEWLPEGKARNWKYERC from the coding sequence GTGTTTTCGAAATTCCGATTGCGCGTGGAACTGACCATGCTCGAAAATACCTGCGCCATGGGAACCAGAGACAAACGCGTTGACGCCTACATCGAGAAGTCTGCCGACTTCGCCCAGCCGATCCTTCGTTACATTCGCGAACTCGTGCACGAGGCTTGCCCCGAGGTCGAAGAGACCATCAAGTGGAGCATGCCGGCTTTCACCTACAAAGGCATGTATGCCGGGATGGCGTCGTTCAAAGAGCATTGCGCGCTGAACTTCTGGAAGGGCTCGCTGTTCCTTCCCGGGCCAAAAGAAAAAGACGGCATGGGTGGCTTCGGCAAACTTCGTTCGCTCAACGATCTCCCGCCCAAGAAAACACTTTTGGGCTACCTGAAAGAAGCCAAGCGCCTCGACGACGAAGGCATTTCGGTGGAGCGGCCAAAGCCGTCAAAAGAAAAGAAGGACGTCGTCGTCCCGCCGTTCATCACTGCGGCAATCAAGAAGAACAAAAAGGCGCAAGCCACGTGGGACGGCTTCTCCAACAGCCATAAAAAGGAATACGTAGAGTGGATCACCGAGGCGAAAACCGAGGAGACTCGCAATCGCCGCGTGCAACAAATGCTCGAATGGCTGCCGGAAGGGAAGGCGCGTAACTGGAAGTATGAGCGCTGCTGA
- a CDS encoding nucleoside-diphosphate sugar epimerase/dehydratase: protein MKQRAWAVGLFQIVLVVCSLFAAWALRFDFRLPHLEYVLQALPILIVLRLAAFARFNLFHGYWRYTGVNDALDIAKAVSTSSIVFAIVIRYLLGNSHFPISVYLLEAALSLLLLCGVRVASRAMMESAMREAQSTGKGVVIVGAGFAGQLLVRELQRPESGFRPVAFVDDDPRKQGVKIQGLPIAGTVEELSRVLREFGATEVLIAIPSANAAEMRRIVQICSNARVGFKTIPSLGELASGNVGVTELRSVNLEDLLGREPVKQDLEAVRDVLSGAVVMVTGAAGSIGSELCRQIQGYGPSLLICVDQNETGLFNLQQELLDFPNPHAAAFFVADVGDAPRMRHLFQRYRVDYVFHAAAYKHVPLMEDNPREAIQNNVVALRDLMRIADKAGCKRFLLISSDKAVNPSSLMGCTKRVGELLLGSWPTTGMDCVSVRFGNVLGSQGSVIPLFQQQITRHRRITVTHKDITRFFMTIPEAVALVLQGFTVGSHGDILVLDMGEAIRIVDMAKALIRLSGKSEEDVEIVFTGLRPGEKLYEELFYAHESVEPTDVPKVQKTRGQMIATEKLAHMIDELEGLIQTEREDAVRAKMKQIVPQYMYAPVREYAKPPVRAFEVMRGKDMSSHKAASAD, encoded by the coding sequence ATGAAGCAAAGAGCTTGGGCTGTCGGGCTATTTCAAATCGTCCTCGTCGTCTGTTCACTATTCGCGGCCTGGGCCTTACGATTCGACTTCCGACTGCCACACCTGGAATACGTACTCCAGGCACTGCCGATACTCATCGTCCTGCGGCTGGCTGCATTTGCGCGCTTCAACCTTTTTCATGGGTACTGGAGATATACCGGCGTTAACGACGCCCTCGATATCGCCAAGGCGGTTTCGACCAGTTCGATCGTCTTTGCCATTGTTATCCGGTACTTACTCGGAAATAGCCACTTTCCAATTTCGGTTTATCTGCTCGAAGCCGCGCTATCGCTTCTGCTTCTGTGCGGCGTTCGGGTCGCTTCGCGAGCCATGATGGAATCGGCGATGCGCGAGGCCCAATCCACCGGTAAGGGCGTCGTGATCGTGGGTGCCGGGTTTGCCGGCCAACTCCTCGTCCGTGAGCTACAGCGTCCCGAGAGCGGCTTCCGTCCCGTCGCTTTTGTCGATGATGACCCACGTAAGCAGGGAGTGAAGATCCAGGGGCTGCCGATCGCCGGAACGGTGGAAGAACTCTCGAGGGTGTTGCGGGAATTCGGCGCGACTGAAGTGCTGATTGCCATTCCGAGCGCGAACGCCGCCGAAATGCGACGGATCGTCCAGATCTGTTCCAACGCCCGGGTCGGGTTCAAGACTATCCCGAGCCTGGGAGAACTTGCGTCCGGCAACGTCGGCGTTACCGAACTTCGGTCGGTAAACCTCGAAGACCTACTCGGTCGCGAGCCGGTCAAGCAGGACCTCGAAGCCGTCCGCGACGTGCTGAGCGGCGCGGTGGTGATGGTAACGGGCGCTGCCGGATCCATCGGTTCCGAACTATGCCGCCAGATCCAGGGCTACGGGCCGTCTCTGCTGATTTGCGTTGACCAGAACGAGACCGGTTTGTTCAACCTGCAACAGGAGTTGCTGGATTTCCCGAACCCGCATGCGGCGGCGTTTTTCGTAGCCGACGTCGGCGACGCTCCGCGAATGCGTCATCTCTTCCAGCGCTACCGGGTTGACTACGTATTCCATGCCGCGGCATACAAGCACGTTCCGCTGATGGAAGACAATCCGCGGGAAGCGATCCAGAACAACGTTGTCGCCCTGCGAGATTTAATGCGGATCGCCGATAAAGCCGGTTGCAAGCGGTTCCTGCTGATCTCCTCCGACAAGGCCGTCAATCCGAGCAGCCTGATGGGCTGCACCAAGCGTGTCGGTGAACTTCTCCTCGGGTCGTGGCCAACCACAGGCATGGATTGCGTGTCGGTGCGCTTCGGCAACGTGCTGGGATCCCAGGGCAGTGTCATTCCGCTCTTCCAGCAGCAGATTACGCGCCACCGCCGAATCACGGTGACGCACAAAGACATCACGCGCTTCTTCATGACCATTCCCGAGGCGGTTGCCCTGGTGCTTCAAGGCTTCACCGTGGGTAGCCATGGCGACATCCTGGTGCTGGATATGGGCGAGGCGATCCGAATCGTGGACATGGCGAAGGCGCTGATTCGCCTCTCCGGCAAGTCTGAGGAAGACGTAGAAATCGTCTTCACCGGTCTGCGTCCGGGCGAGAAGCTCTACGAAGAACTGTTCTATGCCCACGAGTCTGTCGAGCCCACCGACGTTCCGAAGGTGCAGAAGACGCGTGGCCAGATGATTGCGACCGAGAAACTTGCCCATATGATCGATGAATTGGAAGGGCTGATACAGACGGAGCGGGAAGATGCGGTCCGCGCCAAGATGAAGCAGATCGTTCCGCAATACATGTATGCGCCGGTCCGCGAGTATGCAAAGCCGCCGGTTCGTGCCTTCGAGGTCATGCGCGGCAAAGACATGTCATCGCACAAGGCAGCCTCCGCCGACTAA
- a CDS encoding DUF2721 domain-containing protein codes for MNDIARLFQAFVAPSIFVSATALLMLSVNVRLMGIVSRLRQYVHARHEAAKAGRSLEAEAYTAQIESIERRAELIRRCFLSALISLCCSITSCLLLGLGLYRQRAAIAAVIVFIAALFCLLAAGVYYMREVMVSLSSVREESRDIRFMDIQVISRTPGDPR; via the coding sequence ATGAACGATATTGCGAGGTTGTTCCAGGCTTTCGTTGCGCCCTCGATCTTCGTCTCTGCGACGGCGCTCCTGATGCTCTCCGTCAATGTCAGACTGATGGGGATCGTCAGTCGTCTGCGGCAGTACGTGCATGCCCGCCACGAGGCGGCGAAGGCCGGCCGGTCACTGGAAGCAGAGGCTTATACAGCGCAAATCGAGTCCATAGAGCGGCGCGCCGAATTGATCCGCCGCTGCTTTCTGTCGGCTCTCATTTCGTTGTGCTGCTCCATCACCTCGTGCCTGCTCTTGGGCCTCGGGCTCTATCGTCAGCGGGCAGCGATTGCCGCGGTGATCGTCTTCATTGCGGCGCTCTTCTGTCTGCTCGCCGCGGGCGTGTATTACATGCGCGAGGTGATGGTCTCTCTGAGTTCCGTCCGCGAAGAGTCGCGCGACATCCGCTTTATGGACATCCAAGTGATTTCGCGCACCCCCGGCGATCCCCGATAA
- a CDS encoding alpha-mannosidase, with amino-acid sequence MRRICSFVLALVICSIFSGILFAQTPAPKPVTKAKADLSKPSVYVVGYAHLDTEWRWEYPLVIREYLSKTMRNNFALFEKYPDYIFNFSGANRYRLMKEYYPEDYKRLQHYVAAGRWFPAGSSMEESDVNSPSAESIFRQVLYGNEFFRRDFGKASSEYMLPDCFGFPASLPSILAHAGVKGFSTQKLTWGSSADAGGWDSPERTPMGTPFNVGLWEGPDGKSVIAAFNPGSYAADLSTDLTKPLPEGTRSTRGKTEEAHQLWLFQDDWARRVARNGEVTGLFTDYHYFGTGDIGGSATERSVQLLEAMLHKRPFALPAYTGQEQWTTFGKEALVGDGPVRVISATADQMFLDIGNNTAKLPRYKGELELTNHSAGSLTSEAYQKRWNRKNELLADAAEKASVAAAWLGGRVYPQKRLNDAWTLVMGGQFHDIMAGTATPQSYNYSWNDDVIAMNQFAGVMQDAVGTVAAAMDTRGDGIPIVVYNPLNVSREDLVEATTLLGDGDARVIGPDGNEVPSQRDGNKVVFAAKVPSVGFAVYHVQSGGNSLSELKVTESSLENARYRVQIDANGDVSSIFDKKLNRELLSAPARLAFLTENPAQWPAWNMDYEDQMRPPRAYVSGPAKVRIAERGPARVALEIEREAEGSKFVQTIRLSAGDAGNRVEFTNEIDWQTKESALKAVFPLAFSNENATYNWDVGTIERPTNTPKKFEVPSHQWFDLTDRSGNGGVTILSDCKYGSDKPDDHTLRLTLIYSPGLGGKQSDYADQTTQDFGHHQIVYGLSAHDGDWRKARTDWQGYRLNQPLIAFVVPQHEGALGKQFSLVSVDNPSIRVLALKKAENSGDIVVRLVETDGRDTKNVHTKFASAISSARELNGQEQPLGAVSVSNGSLETSFTPYQLHTIAVKLAPSTAHVAPAKWQAVALNYDTSVASFEGKPAEGCMDCSWNEPAADGQGHAYPAEMLPASIAFQGVEFRIAPSGKNDAVIARGQAISLPVGDFTRAYVLASAIGDQSAKFRGVMQAFKIPDWTGFVGQWDNRKWNIRKETVPAKGNDPEYVRTVMDFTGKITPGFIKRADIAWYASHRHDTNGSNEPYSYSYLFAIPIDFPPGTETLTLPNNDKVRILAITVTSDHAAARPVQPLYDTLEH; translated from the coding sequence ATGCGCCGCATCTGTTCTTTCGTTCTCGCTCTCGTAATCTGTTCGATCTTCTCCGGCATACTGTTCGCGCAAACCCCAGCCCCGAAGCCGGTTACGAAGGCCAAAGCTGACCTCAGCAAGCCGTCGGTCTACGTAGTCGGTTACGCGCACCTCGATACCGAGTGGCGATGGGAGTATCCGCTGGTGATTCGCGAATATCTCTCGAAGACAATGCGCAATAACTTCGCGCTCTTCGAGAAATATCCGGACTACATCTTCAATTTCAGTGGCGCAAACCGTTATCGGCTGATGAAGGAGTATTACCCCGAGGATTACAAGCGCCTGCAACACTACGTCGCGGCGGGAAGGTGGTTCCCTGCCGGCTCTTCCATGGAAGAAAGCGATGTGAACTCGCCGTCTGCGGAGTCCATCTTCCGGCAGGTGCTCTACGGAAACGAATTCTTTCGACGCGATTTCGGAAAAGCGAGTTCGGAATACATGCTGCCGGATTGCTTCGGCTTTCCTGCTTCGTTGCCCAGCATCCTTGCGCACGCCGGCGTGAAGGGTTTCTCCACGCAGAAGCTGACGTGGGGATCGTCGGCCGATGCCGGCGGATGGGATTCGCCCGAGCGCACGCCGATGGGTACGCCGTTCAACGTTGGCCTGTGGGAAGGACCCGACGGCAAGAGCGTGATCGCCGCTTTTAATCCAGGAAGCTACGCCGCTGATCTCTCCACTGACCTAACGAAACCTCTACCTGAAGGCACACGCTCGACGCGCGGCAAGACCGAAGAAGCGCATCAACTCTGGCTGTTTCAGGATGACTGGGCGCGGCGCGTGGCGCGCAATGGCGAAGTCACCGGACTCTTTACCGACTACCACTACTTCGGCACCGGCGACATTGGCGGCAGTGCGACGGAGCGCTCGGTGCAACTGCTCGAAGCCATGCTCCACAAAAGGCCGTTCGCGCTTCCCGCCTACACCGGCCAGGAACAGTGGACAACGTTCGGTAAAGAAGCGCTGGTTGGCGACGGCCCGGTGCGCGTGATTTCTGCAACCGCCGACCAGATGTTCCTCGACATCGGCAATAACACCGCGAAGCTGCCACGCTATAAGGGCGAACTCGAACTCACCAACCACTCCGCGGGATCGCTCACCTCTGAGGCTTACCAGAAGCGCTGGAACCGCAAGAACGAACTGCTCGCTGATGCGGCGGAGAAGGCTTCCGTCGCGGCGGCGTGGCTGGGTGGGCGCGTGTATCCGCAGAAGCGCCTGAACGATGCCTGGACACTGGTGATGGGAGGCCAGTTCCACGACATCATGGCCGGCACCGCAACGCCGCAGTCGTACAACTATTCATGGAACGATGATGTGATCGCGATGAACCAGTTCGCCGGCGTGATGCAGGATGCCGTCGGCACCGTCGCGGCGGCGATGGATACACGCGGTGATGGCATACCAATCGTTGTGTATAACCCGCTGAATGTGTCACGCGAGGATCTTGTGGAAGCAACAACTCTGCTTGGCGATGGCGACGCCCGCGTGATTGGCCCGGATGGAAACGAAGTGCCTTCGCAGCGCGACGGAAACAAAGTAGTGTTCGCAGCAAAGGTCCCGTCTGTGGGCTTCGCTGTTTATCACGTGCAGAGCGGCGGAAATTCGCTTTCAGAATTGAAAGTCACGGAGTCCTCGCTTGAGAACGCGCGCTATCGCGTGCAGATCGATGCGAATGGCGATGTCAGCAGCATCTTCGACAAGAAGCTCAATCGCGAACTGCTCTCGGCTCCGGCGCGACTTGCGTTCCTGACGGAGAATCCCGCGCAGTGGCCGGCGTGGAATATGGATTACGAAGATCAAATGCGGCCGCCGCGAGCATATGTCTCTGGTCCGGCAAAAGTGCGGATCGCAGAACGTGGACCGGCGCGAGTGGCGCTGGAGATCGAGCGCGAGGCCGAAGGTTCGAAGTTCGTGCAGACGATTCGGCTTTCCGCAGGCGATGCCGGCAATCGCGTGGAGTTCACCAACGAGATCGATTGGCAAACCAAGGAATCGGCGCTGAAAGCTGTCTTCCCGCTGGCGTTCAGCAATGAGAACGCAACGTACAACTGGGACGTCGGGACGATCGAGCGTCCGACGAACACGCCGAAGAAGTTCGAAGTACCGTCGCATCAGTGGTTCGATCTCACCGACAGGAGCGGCAACGGTGGCGTGACGATCCTCTCCGATTGCAAGTACGGGTCCGACAAGCCTGACGATCACACGCTGCGCTTGACTCTCATCTATTCGCCCGGGCTCGGCGGCAAGCAGAGCGACTACGCGGACCAGACGACGCAGGATTTTGGCCACCACCAGATCGTCTATGGGCTCTCGGCACATGACGGAGACTGGCGGAAGGCGCGCACCGACTGGCAAGGCTATCGGCTGAATCAGCCGCTGATTGCGTTCGTCGTGCCGCAGCATGAAGGCGCGCTGGGGAAGCAATTCTCGCTGGTCTCAGTGGACAACCCGTCCATCCGCGTTTTGGCTTTGAAGAAGGCCGAGAACTCCGGGGACATCGTGGTGCGGTTGGTTGAAACCGATGGCCGCGACACGAAGAACGTGCACACGAAATTTGCTTCTGCGATCTCCTCCGCGAGAGAACTCAACGGCCAGGAGCAACCGCTGGGTGCCGTGAGTGTCAGCAATGGTTCCCTGGAGACTTCCTTCACGCCGTACCAGCTACACACGATTGCGGTGAAACTCGCGCCTTCAACTGCGCACGTTGCGCCCGCGAAATGGCAAGCGGTCGCGCTGAATTACGACACCTCGGTCGCGAGCTTCGAGGGCAAGCCCGCCGAAGGCTGCATGGATTGCTCGTGGAACGAGCCTGCCGCAGATGGCCAGGGGCACGCGTATCCAGCCGAGATGTTGCCGGCGTCGATCGCGTTCCAGGGCGTGGAATTCCGCATCGCGCCGAGTGGCAAGAATGATGCAGTCATCGCGCGTGGACAAGCCATCTCCCTGCCTGTGGGCGATTTCACGCGCGCCTACGTGCTCGCATCGGCAATCGGCGACCAAAGCGCCAAGTTCAGAGGCGTCATGCAAGCTTTCAAGATTCCTGACTGGACTGGCTTCGTCGGCCAATGGGACAACCGCAAGTGGAACATTCGCAAAGAAACCGTTCCGGCGAAAGGCAACGATCCGGAGTACGTGCGCACCGTGATGGACTTCACCGGCAAAATTACGCCGGGCTTTATCAAGCGCGCCGATATCGCGTGGTACGCATCGCATCGCCACGATACGAATGGCAGCAACGAACCCTATTCGTATTCGTACCTGTTCGCGATCCCTATTGACTTCCCACCAGGCACAGAAACACTCACTCTGCCCAACAACGACAAAGTCCGAATACTCGCTATCACCGTGACCAGCGACCATGCGGCCGCGCGACCGGTGCAGCCGCTCTACGACACGCTTGAACACTAG
- the uvrC gene encoding excinuclease ABC subunit UvrC: MDLHQKIRTLPTSPGVYLYKNAEGEIIYVGKAKNLRSRVGSYFVRGADENSKTGSLLREAVDVEYIVVDNEKEALALENNLIKQKKPRFNILLRDDKTYPYIKLTMGEKWPRVYVTRRLKKDGSEYYGPFFPANLAYRVVDLIHRNFLVPSCYIDLRRYHPRPCLQHYIGRCLGPCVEGLTNEVQYGEAVKDVKLFLEGRHSDLKQSLTARMNKAAEGMQFELAAKYRDLITTVEDLHQKQRIAAAEGDDADVFGYHYENHMVAVNLFHMRGGKVLDRRDFFFEDLGEMEATGGLNTGEFFSTLLQQIYLDNKYVPRTIYVPVEFEDREALCEILSEQMHRKIDINVPQRGDKRSLIDLVAQNAKQSYDQRFRVMRPQTDVLKSVLQDTLELPELPNRIECFDISHIQGAETVASMVVWEDGKMKKSDYRKFIIKTVQGVDDFASMREVVTRRYKRIVEENQPMPSLVLIDGGVGQLHAAAGALEAIGITNQPLASIAKREEIIYVHGREDEPIRIDHHSPVLHIIQLIRDEAHRFAITFHRKRREIRDRSNELLEIPGIGEQAMKRLLRHFGSIQSIRTANATSLEAVVNRTQAEAILAHFRAEETTRS; this comes from the coding sequence ATGGATCTCCACCAGAAAATCCGTACCCTCCCTACCTCTCCCGGCGTGTACCTCTACAAAAACGCCGAGGGCGAGATCATTTACGTGGGGAAGGCTAAGAACCTGCGCTCGCGGGTGGGGTCGTATTTCGTTCGCGGGGCCGACGAAAACTCCAAGACCGGCAGTCTCCTGCGCGAGGCGGTGGACGTCGAGTACATCGTCGTCGATAACGAGAAAGAAGCCCTCGCTCTCGAGAACAACCTCATCAAGCAGAAGAAGCCCCGCTTCAACATCCTTCTGCGCGACGACAAGACCTATCCCTACATCAAGCTGACGATGGGCGAGAAGTGGCCGCGCGTCTATGTCACCCGCCGCCTGAAGAAAGACGGCTCCGAATACTACGGTCCGTTCTTTCCGGCGAACCTCGCCTATCGCGTGGTGGACTTGATCCACCGCAACTTCCTCGTCCCAAGCTGTTATATCGATCTCCGTCGATATCATCCGCGCCCGTGTCTGCAGCACTACATCGGGCGCTGCCTCGGCCCATGCGTCGAAGGTCTGACGAATGAAGTGCAATACGGCGAAGCCGTAAAAGACGTAAAGCTCTTTCTCGAAGGCCGTCACTCCGACTTGAAGCAGTCGCTCACCGCGCGCATGAATAAAGCCGCGGAAGGCATGCAGTTTGAACTGGCGGCGAAGTATCGCGACCTGATCACAACCGTAGAAGACCTGCACCAGAAGCAGCGCATCGCAGCCGCCGAGGGCGACGACGCAGATGTCTTCGGCTACCACTACGAGAACCACATGGTCGCCGTGAACCTCTTCCACATGCGCGGAGGCAAGGTCCTCGACCGCCGCGATTTCTTCTTCGAAGACCTCGGTGAAATGGAAGCCACTGGCGGCCTCAACACCGGTGAGTTTTTCAGTACGCTCTTGCAACAGATCTATCTCGACAACAAGTACGTGCCTCGCACCATCTACGTCCCGGTAGAGTTCGAAGACCGCGAAGCCCTCTGCGAGATTCTCAGCGAGCAGATGCACCGCAAGATCGATATCAATGTCCCGCAGCGTGGCGACAAGCGCTCACTCATCGACCTCGTTGCTCAGAACGCCAAGCAGTCCTACGACCAGCGCTTCCGTGTTATGCGCCCGCAGACCGACGTCCTCAAGTCTGTCCTGCAAGACACGCTCGAGCTGCCCGAATTGCCGAACCGCATCGAGTGCTTCGACATTTCGCACATCCAGGGCGCCGAGACCGTAGCCAGCATGGTGGTGTGGGAAGACGGCAAGATGAAAAAGTCCGACTACCGGAAATTCATCATCAAGACCGTGCAAGGTGTGGACGACTTCGCTTCCATGCGCGAGGTCGTAACCCGTCGCTACAAGCGCATCGTCGAGGAGAACCAACCAATGCCGAGCCTGGTCCTCATCGACGGCGGTGTCGGCCAACTCCACGCCGCGGCTGGCGCCCTCGAAGCCATCGGCATTACCAACCAGCCGCTCGCGTCGATCGCCAAGCGCGAAGAGATCATCTACGTCCACGGCCGCGAAGACGAACCTATCCGCATCGACCACCACTCGCCGGTGCTGCACATCATCCAGCTCATCCGAGACGAAGCCCACCGTTTTGCGATCACTTTCCATCGCAAACGCCGCGAAATCCGCGACCGCAGCAACGAGCTGTTGGAAATCCCTGGCATCGGCGAACAAGCCATGAAGCGCCTGCTCCGCCACTTCGGCAGCATTCAGTCGATCCGCACGGCGAATGCAACCAGCCTCGAAGCCGTGGTGAACCGCACCCAAGCCGAAGCGATACTCGCGCACTTCCGCGCCGAAGAAACCACACGTTCGTAG